A single Arcanobacterium canis DNA region contains:
- a CDS encoding glutamine amidotransferase-related protein, translating to MSRFAFLIARPPSPIADDELAAVRRISGARITPYDLAAGVPDLEAFDAVMISGSPYNFLTQPKEPVQRQCETHLMSVIESLIAEDIPTLGICFGMQSLGRAQGALTTTAYPENISAVTIAVTSDGEQDPLFGKLGKSFQTFTGHSEALLPPSSGRKLSPDTAILATGEHCPIQALRIGKNVYGVQFHPEIDEESLILRINTYGGTYYEAGEAERISDATRGVDVSTSASLIQLFTQMYGTA from the coding sequence ATGTCACGTTTTGCGTTTTTAATTGCGCGGCCGCCATCACCGATTGCCGACGACGAACTAGCAGCTGTTCGTCGAATCAGTGGCGCACGTATTACCCCTTATGATCTCGCGGCCGGTGTGCCGGACCTCGAGGCGTTTGACGCAGTGATGATCTCGGGCTCCCCGTACAACTTCCTGACACAGCCCAAAGAGCCAGTCCAACGCCAGTGCGAAACTCATCTGATGAGTGTCATCGAATCACTGATCGCTGAGGATATCCCGACTCTGGGAATCTGCTTCGGTATGCAAAGCCTGGGGCGAGCACAGGGCGCCCTGACCACCACTGCATATCCAGAAAATATCAGCGCCGTCACTATTGCTGTAACGAGCGATGGAGAGCAGGATCCCCTTTTTGGCAAGCTTGGCAAGTCTTTTCAGACGTTCACTGGGCATTCCGAAGCACTCCTACCGCCGTCGTCGGGCCGAAAGCTCAGTCCTGACACCGCTATCTTAGCCACAGGGGAGCACTGCCCAATTCAGGCGTTGCGTATTGGCAAGAACGTCTACGGCGTCCAATTCCACCCGGAGATTGACGAAGAGTCCCTCATTTTGCGAATTAATACCTACGGCGGCACGTATTATGAAGCTGGTGAAGCCGAGCGCATCAGCGATGCTACTCGCGGGGTCGATGTCTCAACCAGTGCTTCACTGATCCAACTTTTCACACAGATGTACGGGACGGCCTGA
- a CDS encoding glutamate--cysteine ligase, translating into MEFAHSPRSTLGIEWELQFIDADSFALRQCADPVMTALRALDTDTSSIHREMLLNTVEFVSRPHQQVRHCVEDMCASTSVLEPVVHPMRVRLGTAGTHPFANPASQIVTDSARYAELVNRTQYWGRQMLLFGTHIHVGIEDRAKVWPLIRALLTRAYHIQALTSASPIWNAEVTGYASNRAMFFQQLPTAGIPYQFATWHEYEHYVDGMVTTGVIEQVNEVRWDIRPSPANGTIELRMCDAATNRAELGMVAALAQCLVEYFSRQYDAGDELPTLPDWFVRENKWRASRYGMEAILISDSLAKEELVAHVLAQMVAQLMPIAVELGCELELEWVERIMTIGAPYQRQMEVFTQTGNGFREAVRYVLAEFDAGHPIEPKDFLA; encoded by the coding sequence ATGGAATTTGCACACTCGCCACGCTCCACATTGGGAATCGAATGGGAATTACAGTTTATCGATGCCGATTCCTTCGCACTCCGCCAATGCGCTGATCCTGTCATGACGGCCCTGCGCGCACTGGATACCGATACGTCCTCGATTCATCGCGAGATGTTGCTCAATACTGTCGAATTTGTCTCCCGCCCTCACCAACAAGTTCGTCACTGTGTCGAGGATATGTGCGCATCGACGTCGGTACTCGAACCGGTGGTTCACCCGATGCGGGTGCGCTTGGGGACAGCAGGCACGCATCCGTTTGCGAATCCTGCCAGCCAGATTGTCACTGATTCTGCACGCTATGCCGAGTTAGTCAACCGCACGCAATACTGGGGACGCCAGATGTTGCTTTTCGGAACGCATATTCATGTAGGCATTGAAGACCGCGCCAAAGTTTGGCCATTGATCCGTGCCCTACTCACCCGCGCTTATCACATTCAGGCGTTGACTTCTGCTTCGCCCATTTGGAACGCCGAAGTCACCGGATACGCCTCAAACCGCGCAATGTTCTTCCAACAACTTCCCACCGCAGGCATCCCATATCAGTTCGCAACCTGGCATGAGTACGAACACTATGTCGATGGAATGGTGACAACTGGTGTCATTGAGCAAGTGAATGAAGTCCGGTGGGATATTCGTCCCTCTCCGGCCAACGGAACTATCGAACTACGAATGTGTGATGCAGCCACCAATCGCGCAGAACTCGGCATGGTTGCGGCACTGGCTCAGTGCCTCGTGGAATATTTTTCCCGCCAGTACGACGCCGGCGATGAACTGCCGACTCTACCGGACTGGTTTGTGCGGGAGAATAAGTGGCGTGCGTCGCGCTACGGGATGGAAGCGATCCTTATCTCGGATTCTTTAGCAAAAGAAGAACTCGTTGCGCACGTGCTGGCCCAGATGGTCGCCCAACTCATGCCCATCGCCGTCGAACTGGGATGTGAGCTGGAGCTGGAGTGGGTTGAGCGGATCATGACGATTGGCGCACCCTATCAGCGTCAGATGGAAGTATTTACACAAACCGGAAACGGCTTCCGCGAAGCTGTGCGCTACGTCCTGGCTGAATTTGACGCCGGACATCCGATTGAACCAAAAGATTTCCTCGCATAA
- a CDS encoding M20/M25/M40 family metallo-hydrolase, which yields MELRGPSEALEIARKLIQCDTTNHGGPGEIETPAALYIMDLLHEVGLEPQWFESEPGRPSIVVRIPGKIREQNAVVIHGHLDVVPAVASDWSVDPFAGVIKDGYLWGRGAVDMKNMVAMMVAVLRDIARTHFVPARDLIFCFFADEERGGGKGSIWLTKNHPELFAGATDAISEVGGYNTYVAGHPVYLLQTAEKSLSWYRLTARGRAGHGSQVNDNNAVTALASALARVGSEQWPLILTPTVRTLLEGVAELSGLPFSPDDAGALERLVAQLGPAQTFVGATLRTGANPTQMDAGYLVNVIPSVATGGLDVRAIPGTENDVKARIRELLENVEAEYLHDDDGIEAPFDTPLVDAMVNAVRSQEPDAVVLPYMLSAGSDNKTLSKLGIRGYGFAPTRVPEDFDFPAMFHGVDERIPVDSLEWGTKVLHHFVANFGQCFGDSAQEG from the coding sequence ATGGAGCTTCGTGGACCGAGTGAAGCACTTGAAATTGCCCGCAAACTGATCCAATGTGACACCACCAATCACGGCGGGCCAGGTGAGATCGAAACTCCGGCCGCTCTCTACATTATGGACCTCCTTCATGAGGTGGGTTTGGAACCACAGTGGTTTGAATCAGAACCAGGACGCCCATCCATCGTGGTCCGCATCCCAGGCAAAATTCGCGAGCAAAACGCTGTGGTGATCCACGGTCACCTAGACGTCGTACCAGCTGTCGCCTCGGATTGGTCCGTTGATCCCTTCGCAGGTGTGATCAAAGACGGATACCTCTGGGGACGTGGGGCTGTCGATATGAAGAATATGGTGGCCATGATGGTCGCTGTTTTGCGCGACATCGCGAGGACCCACTTTGTCCCTGCACGAGACTTGATCTTCTGCTTCTTCGCCGATGAAGAACGCGGAGGAGGAAAAGGCTCAATTTGGCTAACCAAAAATCACCCCGAACTTTTCGCCGGCGCCACTGACGCGATCTCCGAGGTCGGAGGTTACAACACCTACGTCGCCGGGCACCCGGTGTACCTACTACAAACCGCCGAAAAATCTCTGAGCTGGTACCGTCTCACAGCCCGCGGACGTGCAGGTCACGGATCACAGGTAAACGATAACAACGCAGTCACCGCGCTCGCGAGTGCGCTTGCACGCGTGGGCAGTGAACAGTGGCCACTGATTCTCACGCCCACCGTCCGCACGTTGCTTGAAGGCGTCGCGGAGCTGTCCGGCCTACCGTTTTCTCCCGACGATGCTGGCGCACTCGAGCGTCTCGTTGCGCAGCTAGGTCCGGCACAAACCTTCGTTGGCGCAACGTTGCGCACGGGAGCAAATCCAACCCAAATGGATGCCGGATACCTCGTCAACGTCATTCCATCTGTGGCAACGGGCGGATTGGACGTCCGTGCGATCCCAGGAACAGAAAATGACGTCAAAGCTCGCATCCGAGAGTTGCTTGAGAATGTTGAAGCTGAATATCTCCACGACGATGACGGAATTGAAGCACCCTTCGATACTCCTCTTGTTGATGCAATGGTGAACGCTGTTCGCTCACAAGAGCCTGATGCGGTTGTCCTTCCCTACATGCTCTCTGCAGGGAGCGATAACAAGACGCTGTCGAAGCTGGGTATTCGCGGCTATGGATTCGCTCCGACGCGCGTCCCTGAAGATTTCGATTTCCCAGCCATGTTCCACGGCGTGGATGAAAGGATCCCGGTAGATTCACTCGAATGGGGAACGAAAGTCTTGCATCATTTTGTCGCAAATTTTGGACAGTGTTTTGGCGACTCGGCTCAGGAAGGGTAG
- a CDS encoding aldo/keto reductase — MKNKRVGRSGLEIGELGLGTLTWGRDTESEDAQAQIRSLLDAGGNAVDLSPAYCDGAGLDVMGDILSSGAPRDELALIVHAGITAEGVNTGRRALIQSVRQSLRRMGTTYADVVMIAAPDPLTPIEETMQAAADLVRWGDALYIGLANFPTWLAATAAQYVTDHDLFELVALGARYSILNREAEASAFLAHAGMSMFAYAPLAGGVLTGKYRHTIPPTSRAATGHLAWSVEHHLSDSQRSLTEAVTRAADGLARTPADVSLAWSLGRDEVGAVFIGARTASQFDQALALDLSPLPGPVVDALNEVSR, encoded by the coding sequence GTGAAGAACAAACGCGTTGGCCGTAGCGGCCTAGAGATCGGAGAACTCGGACTGGGCACCCTCACGTGGGGGCGTGACACCGAAAGTGAGGATGCCCAAGCACAAATTCGTTCATTGCTGGACGCCGGTGGCAACGCCGTCGATCTCTCCCCTGCATATTGTGACGGTGCGGGTCTCGATGTCATGGGTGACATTCTCTCCTCTGGGGCACCACGCGATGAGCTTGCTCTGATTGTACATGCGGGCATCACAGCGGAGGGAGTCAATACTGGCCGCCGTGCGCTCATCCAATCAGTGCGCCAATCACTCAGGCGTATGGGCACGACGTACGCTGACGTCGTGATGATCGCCGCTCCTGATCCGCTCACGCCGATCGAAGAAACAATGCAAGCAGCTGCCGATCTTGTCCGCTGGGGCGACGCACTCTACATCGGGCTGGCAAACTTTCCCACGTGGCTTGCGGCCACCGCTGCACAATATGTCACCGACCATGATCTCTTTGAACTCGTCGCACTCGGCGCGCGCTACTCGATACTGAATCGAGAGGCTGAAGCGAGTGCCTTCCTGGCGCACGCCGGAATGTCGATGTTCGCGTACGCTCCACTTGCAGGCGGCGTACTCACCGGGAAGTACCGCCACACTATCCCTCCAACATCGAGGGCAGCCACGGGTCACTTGGCGTGGTCTGTTGAACACCACTTGAGTGATTCTCAGCGGTCATTGACTGAAGCTGTCACACGCGCTGCTGATGGCCTTGCGCGAACTCCGGCGGATGTTTCGCTGGCGTGGAGCTTGGGGCGTGACGAGGTTGGCGCAGTATTCATTGGAGCGCGCACCGCATCTCAGTTCGATCAAGCCCTTGCTCTGGATCTGTCACCCCTGCCTGGTCCAGTGGTTGATGCCCTCAACGAGGTGTCGCGCTAA
- a CDS encoding undecaprenyl-diphosphate phosphatase: MGIFEAIILGIVQGLTEFLPISSSAHLRIVGELFPSLGGDPGVTFTAVTQIGTEAAVVLYFWKDIARIISKWFRSLPFGDSKNRLSTSDPDVRMGWIVIIGTLPIVVLGLLLEKWIDTTFRNLYITALMLALFAVFLGLADKLGRRAIALDQMSLRDGIILGFAQSMALIPGVSRSGGTITVGLVLGYTREAAAKISFLLAVPAVLGSGFYRLISDKGTSPVNVGAIPTLVATVVAFVVGYAVIVWFLKLIQTKSYAGFVAYRLLLACLVVVLLAAGTINMI; this comes from the coding sequence ATGGGTATTTTTGAAGCGATTATTCTCGGTATTGTCCAAGGGCTGACCGAGTTTCTCCCAATTTCATCGTCCGCGCATCTTCGCATCGTCGGCGAACTTTTCCCGTCTCTTGGCGGCGATCCGGGAGTTACTTTCACTGCGGTCACGCAAATCGGTACTGAGGCTGCTGTTGTGCTGTACTTTTGGAAGGACATCGCACGAATTATTTCGAAGTGGTTCCGATCGCTTCCTTTCGGAGATTCGAAAAATCGTCTTTCCACGTCGGATCCGGATGTGAGAATGGGATGGATCGTCATTATCGGCACATTGCCTATTGTGGTTCTCGGCCTCTTACTTGAAAAGTGGATTGACACAACGTTCCGTAATTTGTATATCACTGCGCTCATGCTTGCGCTCTTTGCAGTTTTCCTCGGGCTTGCAGATAAACTCGGACGGCGTGCAATTGCCCTGGACCAAATGAGCCTTCGCGACGGCATTATTTTGGGTTTTGCACAATCGATGGCGTTAATTCCTGGGGTATCACGTTCTGGCGGAACGATTACCGTGGGACTCGTCTTGGGCTATACGCGTGAGGCGGCAGCGAAAATTTCGTTTTTGCTTGCGGTGCCTGCTGTCCTGGGATCAGGATTTTATCGTTTGATTTCTGATAAGGGGACAAGCCCTGTCAACGTTGGAGCGATACCGACTCTCGTCGCCACCGTGGTCGCCTTCGTCGTCGGCTACGCGGTGATTGTCTGGTTCTTGAAGCTCATCCAGACGAAGTCCTACGCAGGTTTCGTTGCCTATCGACTTCTCCTTGCCTGCCTCGTTGTCGTTCTTCTTGCTGCCGGCACTATTAATATGATCTGA
- a CDS encoding HAD family hydrolase, with translation MDGTLTDSEKLWFYAEVEVLSRFGIPWVEGDQYDVVGMSLTNAGKYFVEKFGFHHTPEEFGHMILDAVVEIGSREGLEWREGAKEFLAATQEWGVPIALVTSSYRKFTQLTLDSLPDGTFDAVVTGDMISHGKPDPEPYLMAANMLGVEPRECMAFEDSVPGVTSAHSSGALTVGIPFGVDIPQLPGMVIVRSLAELDRDRISSLFQEWVAGQLGAA, from the coding sequence ATGGATGGCACTCTTACTGATTCCGAGAAACTTTGGTTTTATGCGGAAGTCGAGGTGCTCTCGCGTTTTGGAATTCCCTGGGTTGAAGGCGATCAATACGACGTCGTCGGTATGTCCTTGACAAACGCTGGGAAGTATTTTGTTGAAAAGTTTGGTTTCCATCACACACCGGAGGAGTTTGGCCATATGATCCTCGATGCTGTGGTCGAAATTGGCTCTCGTGAGGGGCTCGAATGGCGTGAGGGGGCGAAAGAGTTTCTCGCGGCTACTCAGGAATGGGGAGTACCGATTGCACTCGTCACTTCGTCATATCGCAAGTTCACCCAGCTCACACTCGATTCTCTTCCCGATGGAACGTTTGATGCCGTCGTGACTGGAGATATGATCTCTCACGGCAAGCCCGACCCCGAGCCGTATCTCATGGCTGCCAACATGCTCGGTGTCGAGCCGCGAGAATGTATGGCCTTCGAAGATTCGGTTCCTGGAGTGACCTCCGCTCACTCCTCCGGGGCACTTACTGTAGGTATTCCTTTCGGTGTGGACATTCCACAACTTCCAGGAATGGTGATCGTTCGTTCGCTCGCTGAACTTGATCGTGATCGTATCAGCTCTCTTTTCCAGGAATGGGTTGCTGGGCAGTTAGGAGCTGCGTAA
- a CDS encoding RecB family exonuclease, producing MRHAALSPSRASDFKTCPLKFRFRVIDKLPEPPSMAALRGTIVHSVLERLFDFPPAARDDSTAQGLLYPMWERHIEKSPQDAQLFSTESERTQWLESARPLITQYFSLENPSYLEPAGREQFINATLPSGLAIRGIIDRLDRSPTGQLRVIDYKTGKSPAPRYQDGALFQMRFYATALFYSRNVLPARTQLLYLKDGRTLTYDPVPADVDSTTAEIESIWSGIRGAIETGFEPRTGPLCNWCHFKEICPAYGGSAPEISAEGITQLLTAQQPIPGKES from the coding sequence ATGAGACACGCCGCCCTCTCGCCATCGCGAGCATCCGATTTTAAAACTTGTCCCCTCAAATTCCGGTTTCGAGTCATCGACAAGCTGCCTGAACCTCCGTCGATGGCGGCGTTGCGTGGAACGATTGTTCATTCAGTTCTCGAACGTCTTTTTGATTTTCCGCCAGCGGCTCGAGATGATTCCACGGCACAGGGACTCCTCTACCCCATGTGGGAGCGTCACATTGAGAAGTCACCACAGGATGCCCAGTTGTTTTCGACCGAGAGCGAGCGCACGCAGTGGCTCGAATCAGCGCGCCCCCTCATTACGCAGTATTTTTCACTCGAAAATCCCAGTTATCTTGAGCCAGCTGGACGCGAACAATTCATCAATGCCACACTTCCTTCGGGATTGGCCATCCGAGGAATTATTGACCGCCTTGATCGTTCTCCCACTGGACAACTTCGAGTGATCGACTACAAGACTGGCAAATCTCCTGCGCCTCGGTACCAAGACGGCGCACTTTTCCAAATGAGGTTCTATGCCACGGCACTGTTCTATTCGCGAAATGTTCTGCCCGCCCGCACTCAGCTCCTCTATCTCAAGGATGGACGGACCCTGACGTACGATCCGGTTCCAGCCGACGTTGACTCAACGACGGCCGAAATCGAATCGATCTGGTCAGGAATCCGCGGGGCGATCGAGACAGGCTTTGAGCCTCGAACAGGCCCTCTGTGCAACTGGTGTCACTTCAAAGAGATCTGCCCAGCATACGGAGGTTCGGCACCTGAGATAAGCGCGGAGGGGATTACGCAGCTCCTAACTGCCCAGCAACCCATTCCTGGAAAAGAGAGCTGA
- a CDS encoding tRNA (adenine-N1)-methyltransferase: MNNYPHPLGPARRRGPFRAGERVQLTDVKGKKYTVTLMTGGYFQSQRGSFHHDDLIGKDEGTVFDAQGYQLMALRPLVSDYVLSMPRGAAVIYPKDSAQIISMADIFPGAHVVEAGVGSGALSLSLLSAIGSQGHLTSVERREDFAEIAIANVESWYGPELPSWDVLIGSVSDHLESVTGVDAVLLDMLAPWENIDSAAHALRPGGVILAYVATTTQMSRFVETLRQSRCFTEPEACETLQRTWHLNGLAVRPDHRMVAHTGFLIVARRLAPGSTPLEKKMRPAPGAHNESLQWNEDDFEQRTISEKKLRKVRRDIARRADIEASGTAQAGPAQAAMDKKIAAEGQAKALANLDHIRARRIARKEAHDE; the protein is encoded by the coding sequence GTGAATAATTACCCTCATCCTCTTGGTCCTGCCCGTCGTCGTGGCCCTTTTCGCGCTGGTGAGCGCGTTCAGCTCACTGATGTCAAAGGAAAGAAATACACCGTGACCTTGATGACTGGTGGTTATTTCCAGTCACAGCGTGGTTCTTTCCACCATGACGACCTGATCGGCAAAGATGAAGGAACGGTCTTCGATGCTCAAGGCTACCAGCTCATGGCATTGCGTCCGCTGGTAAGTGATTACGTTTTATCGATGCCGCGCGGCGCTGCCGTGATCTATCCAAAAGACTCCGCACAGATCATTTCGATGGCGGATATTTTTCCTGGAGCACATGTCGTTGAAGCTGGTGTGGGTTCGGGTGCCCTCTCACTTTCGCTGCTTAGTGCAATCGGATCACAAGGACATTTGACTTCGGTTGAACGCCGAGAAGATTTTGCCGAGATTGCCATTGCGAATGTTGAATCATGGTACGGGCCGGAGCTTCCCTCGTGGGATGTTCTCATCGGATCCGTTTCAGATCACCTGGAATCGGTCACCGGCGTTGACGCTGTCCTTCTTGACATGCTTGCACCGTGGGAAAACATTGATTCTGCAGCACACGCTTTGCGCCCCGGCGGGGTGATCTTGGCTTACGTGGCGACGACGACGCAGATGTCCCGTTTTGTCGAGACCTTGCGGCAGAGCCGTTGCTTTACTGAACCGGAAGCATGTGAAACCCTTCAGCGAACCTGGCATTTGAACGGACTCGCTGTGCGCCCAGACCATCGCATGGTGGCTCATACCGGATTCTTAATTGTTGCCCGTCGCCTTGCTCCAGGATCGACTCCTCTGGAGAAGAAGATGCGCCCTGCGCCTGGTGCACATAACGAATCTCTGCAGTGGAATGAAGACGATTTCGAACAGCGCACGATTTCTGAGAAGAAACTGCGCAAGGTGCGCCGTGATATCGCTCGTCGAGCAGACATCGAGGCCAGCGGAACCGCGCAGGCTGGGCCAGCACAGGCAGCGATGGATAAGAAAATCGCGGCTGAGGGTCAAGCAAAAGCTCTTGCAAATCTCGATCACATTCGCGCGCGTCGAATTGCTCGGAAAGAAGCACATGATGAATGA
- the arc gene encoding proteasome ATPase has product MDQFLEVQRKNDRLTAALTDARNTIAQLGEQLQALTEPPSTYATVIEVGNDRTLAVASGGRKMRVSLAADVDVTEIAEGQEVLLNSGNVVIGVEHFERSGELATIELVDNDRALVRLADSSKRLLKLARHADSGEFRSGDLVLVDVKNGFVLEYVERPDVEHLLLEEIPDVSYSDIGGLGPQIEAIQDTVELPFEQPELYREHGLKPPKGVLLYGPPGCGKTLIAKAVATSLSQKLSTSSAGRSYFINIKGPQLLDKFVGETERQIREIFSRARDRAAGGVPVVIFFDEMEALFRTRGSGVSSDVETTVVPQLLAEIDGVEKLDNVIVIGASNREDMIDPAILRAGRLDVKIRIERPDREGAREILEKYLTAQLPLHPSEVENAGSPQAAVDHMIESAVNALFARTPQNAFVEVTYDNGDTETLYISDFVSGAMLAEIVDRAKKSAIKDLLAYGQRGIRTRHLIEATREVAREDENVGSVQSPHEWARINGYSTSRRITYVKRLDIGGSVAHHEVRPAVSDFPLTLKEGLL; this is encoded by the coding sequence ATGGACCAGTTCCTGGAGGTCCAGCGTAAAAATGACCGCTTAACGGCTGCGCTCACAGATGCCAGAAATACGATTGCGCAACTGGGCGAACAGCTTCAGGCGCTCACCGAACCTCCATCGACATACGCCACGGTGATCGAAGTTGGAAATGATCGAACGTTGGCAGTTGCATCCGGCGGACGGAAAATGCGCGTCAGCCTCGCCGCCGACGTCGATGTGACGGAGATTGCGGAAGGCCAAGAGGTTCTACTCAACAGCGGTAACGTCGTGATAGGCGTTGAGCATTTCGAACGTTCGGGCGAGCTGGCAACAATTGAGCTCGTGGACAATGATCGCGCCCTTGTGCGGCTAGCAGATTCATCAAAACGATTGCTCAAGCTGGCACGTCATGCTGACTCAGGCGAGTTTCGCAGTGGCGATCTTGTCCTTGTGGACGTGAAGAATGGATTTGTCCTCGAATACGTTGAGCGGCCCGACGTCGAACATTTGTTGCTTGAGGAGATCCCTGACGTGTCGTATTCGGATATCGGGGGACTCGGGCCCCAGATCGAGGCGATCCAAGATACGGTCGAACTGCCGTTCGAACAGCCTGAACTCTATCGTGAACACGGCTTGAAACCGCCCAAAGGTGTGCTTCTCTATGGTCCTCCAGGATGTGGAAAGACTCTTATCGCAAAGGCTGTCGCAACGTCTTTATCTCAGAAGCTCTCCACGTCGAGTGCCGGGCGTTCCTACTTCATCAACATCAAAGGTCCACAACTTTTGGACAAATTTGTTGGAGAGACTGAACGTCAGATCCGTGAGATTTTCTCCCGAGCACGCGACCGTGCAGCCGGTGGTGTCCCCGTGGTGATCTTTTTTGATGAGATGGAAGCGCTGTTCCGCACCCGCGGTTCTGGGGTTTCTTCCGACGTTGAGACGACGGTGGTTCCGCAGTTGCTCGCTGAAATTGATGGCGTTGAAAAATTAGACAACGTCATCGTCATTGGTGCGTCAAATAGAGAAGACATGATTGATCCGGCAATTCTGCGTGCGGGAAGACTTGATGTGAAGATCCGTATCGAGCGGCCGGATCGTGAGGGTGCTCGGGAGATTTTGGAAAAATACCTTACGGCGCAGCTTCCTCTTCACCCCAGCGAAGTAGAAAACGCTGGGTCACCTCAAGCAGCGGTAGATCACATGATCGAGAGTGCGGTCAATGCACTCTTCGCACGCACGCCGCAGAACGCTTTCGTCGAAGTGACGTATGACAATGGTGATACAGAAACTCTCTACATCAGCGATTTCGTCTCCGGAGCGATGCTTGCTGAAATTGTCGATCGTGCAAAGAAGAGTGCCATTAAAGATCTCCTTGCATATGGGCAGCGAGGTATCCGCACACGCCATCTGATTGAGGCAACGCGTGAAGTTGCTCGTGAGGATGAGAATGTGGGGTCCGTTCAAAGTCCGCACGAGTGGGCACGCATCAATGGATATTCGACTTCCCGCCGTATTACCTATGTCAAACGCCTCGATATCGGTGGTAGCGTTGCGCACCACGAGGTTAGACCAGCAGTTTCTGACTTCCCGTTGACGCTGAAGGAGGGCCTGCTGTGA
- the dop gene encoding depupylase/deamidase Dop: protein MSVKRIMGTETEFGILATGSPGSDLVELSTQFVQAYAAAGDSASVSSAPMWDYTGEDPLNDARGFRYDRNSVDPSLLTDDPHIPAPSGPHLTSVPRPTSAQLAAPRAANTVLTNGARLYVDHAHPEYSSPEVSNPREAVLWDRAGEHIATQGIELCATQGRSLALYKNNVDGKGATYGHHENYAVARDVEFSDIVRYLTAFMVTRPILCGAGRVGIGQQSQRAGFQISQRADYVETPVGIETTFRRPIINTRDEPHADPAKLRRLHVIGGDANMFDISGLLKMGTTSLVLWMLEQDAVPLALESIVLHDPVVATWNVSHDLSLAERIDLNEGEMTALDIQETYLEAVREAVDERGEPDADTREILNVWQWAIDTLRRDKFAAADCIEWVGKLKLMEQMRERGGLSWDNDRLRALDLQWHDLRPQRSIVAKLDAAGQVRRLFSPSEVAWAATNAPRTTRAYTRGSLISRFGPQVIGASWSAMILDAGGPDLVRIPLVNPALGTQMLLGDILETSESVADFLTHITN, encoded by the coding sequence GTGAGCGTGAAACGAATCATGGGGACAGAAACCGAATTCGGCATTCTCGCCACCGGATCGCCAGGATCTGATCTGGTGGAGCTGTCCACTCAATTTGTCCAGGCGTATGCAGCTGCCGGAGACTCTGCATCTGTTTCAAGTGCGCCCATGTGGGATTACACGGGCGAAGATCCTCTCAATGATGCTCGAGGTTTTCGGTACGACCGAAACTCAGTTGATCCGTCGTTACTCACCGATGACCCGCACATTCCGGCGCCGTCAGGGCCGCACCTGACATCTGTTCCTCGCCCGACGTCGGCGCAACTCGCCGCACCGCGCGCTGCGAACACAGTTCTGACAAATGGAGCGCGTCTCTACGTCGATCATGCGCATCCAGAGTATTCCTCGCCAGAAGTTTCCAATCCGCGCGAAGCCGTGTTGTGGGATCGGGCAGGGGAGCATATTGCCACGCAGGGCATTGAGTTGTGTGCCACACAAGGACGTTCCCTCGCTCTGTATAAAAACAATGTTGACGGAAAAGGTGCCACGTACGGTCATCATGAAAATTATGCGGTTGCCCGCGATGTCGAATTTTCCGATATCGTGCGATACCTCACGGCGTTTATGGTGACCCGTCCGATCCTATGTGGTGCAGGCCGAGTGGGAATTGGACAGCAATCTCAACGAGCTGGTTTCCAAATTTCTCAGCGTGCCGACTACGTTGAAACTCCAGTGGGGATCGAGACCACATTCCGACGCCCAATAATTAATACTCGTGATGAACCACATGCAGATCCTGCAAAGCTGCGCAGACTCCATGTGATTGGCGGCGATGCCAATATGTTTGATATCTCTGGGCTATTGAAAATGGGCACCACTTCACTCGTGTTATGGATGCTTGAACAGGACGCTGTTCCTCTGGCTTTGGAATCTATCGTTCTCCACGATCCAGTGGTTGCTACCTGGAATGTGTCCCATGATCTTTCCCTGGCGGAGCGCATTGATCTCAACGAAGGGGAGATGACTGCCCTCGATATTCAAGAAACATACCTTGAGGCTGTGCGCGAGGCAGTTGATGAACGCGGTGAGCCGGATGCCGACACGCGTGAAATTCTCAATGTGTGGCAGTGGGCTATCGACACGCTCCGTCGTGACAAATTCGCTGCTGCCGATTGTATTGAATGGGTCGGCAAACTGAAGCTGATGGAACAAATGCGTGAGCGAGGAGGCCTGAGCTGGGATAACGATCGACTGCGCGCACTTGATTTACAGTGGCATGATCTTCGCCCCCAACGTTCAATCGTAGCTAAGCTCGATGCAGCCGGACAGGTTCGCCGTCTGTTTTCGCCATCGGAGGTGGCGTGGGCAGCGACGAATGCGCCACGAACGACACGCGCATATACCAGAGGTTCTCTCATCTCTCGCTTTGGCCCGCAGGTGATCGGTGCGAGCTGGTCAGCCATGATTCTCGACGCCGGTGGGCCCGATCTCGTACGGATCCCGCTGGTGAACCCCGCTCTGGGAACCCAGATGTTGCTTGGCGATATTCTGGAAACGTCCGAATCAGTTGCTGATTTTCTTACACATATTACGAACTAG